The following coding sequences lie in one Cannabis sativa cultivar Pink pepper isolate KNU-18-1 chromosome 5, ASM2916894v1, whole genome shotgun sequence genomic window:
- the LOC133037968 gene encoding uncharacterized protein LOC133037968: MIAQDEPKRPRRADTPAHGLDGGVSPMEENPAPPHIDLTPIPGDEVRQELRIAKHNYAMDEYSRGYAEVEALRRILRAEVEASINHPDYHDPWNLNLDPLTDWFRPLLGPTLAPFAAEMTGEFASQLTRCAPKRFATCASLNSIFQVQDLSHSLTVLAAEAGRLSRNIINHGFALSDFGDMNDVRKVLQDLTAERQIYQEAAERQEAAAKAKEEKAKAKEEEATRREAQAEAMIQAEAQRRGRMEAHHQEELRAQTEAAEKARRDLREAREALDEMAAKVRSLKETHQSDIKSKAALAAELKELRDYKDQSTRKAKRAELLSPVSCARCPKRFDDGVYMAWATNDQSIKLTFYPKPEDMIAKFREKKKRLDAELEARIGPRLPPRAD, from the exons atgattgcccaggacgagccgaagaggcctcggagggccgacactcctgctcatggcctagacggcggggtttccccgatggaggaaaatcctgctcctcctcacattgatcttaccccgattccgggggatgaggtgaggcaggagcttcgcatagccaaacacaactacgctatggacgagtactcccgggggtatgccgaggtggaggcccttaggaggattctgcgagctgaggttgaggcgagcatcaaccatccggactatcatgatccgtggaacctcaacctggaccccttaacggactggttccgtcccctcctagggcccactttggctccctttgccgcggaaatgaccggtgagttcgcttctcagcttacacgctgcgcgcccaagcggtttgccacttgtgcctccttgaactctatcttccaggtccaggacctcagccattccctcacagta cttgctgctgaggctggtcgcctctccaggaacatcataaaccatggcttcgctctgtccgactttggggacatgaacgacgtcaggaaggtcctccaagacctcacagcggagaggcagatctaccaggaggcggccgagcgccaggaggcagcggccaaggccaaggaagagaaggccaaggccaaggaagaggaggccacccggagggaggctcaggcggaggccatgatccaggccgaggcccagcggagaggcaggatggaggcccatcatcaggaggaactaagggctcaaaccgaggctgccgagaaggccaggcgagatcttcgggaggccagggaggctttggatgaaatggccgccaaggtgaggtctctaaaggagactcaccagtcggatatcaaatccaaggccgctctagctgcggagttgaaggagcttcgggactacaaagatcagtctaccaggaaggccaagagggccgagctcctttctcctgtctcctgcgcccggtgcccgaagcgctttgatgatggtgtctacatggcttgggccaccaacgatcagagtatcaagctcactttttatcccaaacccgaggacatgattgccaaatttcgggaaaagaagaagaggcttgacgctgagcttgaggcacggattggacctcgtcttccaccgcgggctgactga